The following are encoded together in the Bradyrhizobium genosp. L genome:
- a CDS encoding IS630 family transposase (programmed frameshift), producing the protein MARAYSLDLRERVVGLVASGETCRAVAELYDVSVASVVKWSQRARATGSAAARPMGGRRPYLLEGERDWLLARLTAKPDLTLHALLAELGERGVVVSCDTLWRFLKRQGISFKKTVFATEQDRPDIARRRAWWRRHQSKIDPARLVFIDETWAKTNMARTHGWWRRGAPLRAQVPHGHWRTMTFLAALRHDRIAAPCVIDGPINGESFRAYVEQLLVPTLQPGDIVVMDNLGSHKGQAIRTAIRAAGARLVFLPPYSPDLNPIEQVFAKLKILLRKAEERTVDGVWRRIGSLLQHFTPQECANYLRNAGYASV; encoded by the exons ATGGCGCGAGCATACTCACTGGATCTGCGTGAGCGTGTTGTTGGGTTGGTTGCAAGTGGCGAAACGTGCCGGGCGGTGGCGGAACTGTATGACGTCAGCGTTGCGAGCGTCGTGAAATGGTCGCAGCGGGCGCGAGCGACAGGCAGCGCGGCGGCCAGGCCGATGGGCGGCAGGCGGCCTTACCTGCTGGAAGGTGAGCGCGACTGGCTGCTGGCTCGGCTGACCGCGAAGCCTGATCTGACCCTGCACGCGCTGTTGGCGGAGCTTGGGGAGCGCGGCGTCGTAGTGTCCTGCGACACGCTCTGGCGATTCCTCAAGCGCCAAGGCATCAGCTTC AAAAAAACCGTGTTCGCGACAGAGCAGGATCGTCCTGACATCGCGCGCCGCCGGGCCTGGTGGAGACGACACCAGTCGAAAATCGATCCTGCTCGTCTCGTCTTCATCGATGAGACCTGGGCAAAGACCAACATGGCCCGGACCCATGGCTGGTGGCGACGGGGCGCCCCTCTCAGGGCTCAGGTCCCGCACGGCCATTGGCGGACGATGACCTTCCTCGCAGCACTCCGGCACGACCGTATCGCGGCCCCCTGCGTCATCGACGGGCCGATCAACGGCGAGAGCTTCCGTGCCTATGTCGAGCAGTTGCTGGTGCCAACGCTCCAACCCGGCGACATTGTCGTCATGGACAATCTCGGCTCCCACAAGGGCCAAGCTATCCGCACGGCCATCCGCGCCGCGGGCGCCCGGCTCGTCTTCCTGCCGCCCTATAGCCCCGACCTCAATCCGATCGAGCAGGTCTTCGCAAAGCTCAAAATCCTGCTCCGCAAGGCTGAAGAACGCACCGTCGACGGCGTCTGGCGTCGCATTGGCAGTCTTCTCCAACACTTCACACCGCAAGAATGCGCAAACTACCTGCGCAACGCAGGATATGCTTCTGTCTAA
- a CDS encoding class I SAM-dependent methyltransferase → MDRAALAAYDKEAAAFAQDWHDQPAPVDLQDIVARFFIEGGATADIGCGSGREVAWLDANGFPAEGFDASEGLLSEARARHPKLRFIHTELPELRDIAASHFDNVLCETVIMHLDHALIAPSVRRMREILKPGGVLYLSWRVTAGADQRDAHGRLYAAFDAAEVRAALVGASSLLDEEVVSASSGKVIHRLVVRKSG, encoded by the coding sequence ATGGATCGCGCAGCGCTCGCCGCTTACGACAAGGAAGCGGCGGCGTTTGCGCAGGATTGGCACGACCAGCCGGCGCCGGTCGATCTGCAAGACATCGTTGCGCGCTTCTTCATCGAGGGCGGCGCGACCGCCGACATCGGTTGCGGCAGCGGCCGGGAGGTGGCCTGGCTCGATGCCAACGGTTTTCCGGCCGAAGGTTTCGATGCGTCCGAAGGCTTGCTGAGCGAAGCCCGCGCCCGCCATCCGAAGCTGCGCTTTATTCACACCGAGCTGCCCGAGCTTCGCGACATCGCCGCCAGCCATTTCGACAATGTGCTGTGCGAGACCGTGATCATGCATCTCGATCATGCGCTGATCGCGCCGTCGGTACGCCGCATGCGCGAGATCCTGAAGCCGGGCGGCGTGCTCTATCTGAGCTGGCGCGTCACCGCGGGCGCCGATCAGCGCGATGCGCATGGCCGGCTTTATGCGGCGTTCGACGCAGCGGAAGTGCGGGCCGCGCTCGTGGGGGCGTCATCGCTGCTCGACGAAGAGGTCGTCAGCGCGTCCTCCGGCAAGGTCATTCATCGTCTCGTGGTGCGGAAGAGCGGCTGA
- the glyS gene encoding glycine--tRNA ligase subunit beta, translating into MPDLLLELFSEEIPARMQAKAADDLRRMVTDKLVAEGLVYEGAKAFATPRRLALTVHGVPARQPDLKEERRGPRVGGPEPAIQGFLKATGLASINEAKIQHDKKGDFYIALIEKPGRPAIDVIAEMLPVIIRTFPWPKSMRWGARSAKPGALVWVRPLHAITATFGLETEEPEVVKFSIDGIEAGQTTYGHRFMAPGAISVRRFEDYEAKLKAAKVILDPQARKDIILEDAKELTFAQGLELVEDQVLLDEVSGLVEWPVVMMGSFENEFLSIPDEVIRATIRNNQKCFVVKDPNTGKLTNKFVLTANIEAPDGGKTIVAGNERVIRPRLSDAKFFYETDLKTKLEDRLPKFEQIVFHEKLGTQAERIKRIERLAAEIAPLIGADVEKTKRAARLAKADLLTEVVGEFPELQGLMGKYYALAQGEDASVAAASEEHWKPQGPTDRVPTDPASVAVALADKLDTLAGFWLINEKPTGSKDPFALRRAALGVIRIILENRLGIGLRYLVVDHFKNSFGREYADVVDVKNNTSVADVADQLMAFFEDRLEVQLREQKARHDLVDAALSAGSLVQGHPLVPIVDRVEALGRFLETEDGRNLLAGTRRAENILRIEEKKDQLSYLESPDADLYQTDEERRLDAAILATHSEATSAVSKNDLIGAMSALAKLRPAVDAFFEKVKVNDDDPNVRKNRLRLLSEIRSATRAVADFSKIEG; encoded by the coding sequence ATGCCCGATCTCCTCCTCGAACTGTTCTCCGAAGAAATCCCCGCCCGCATGCAGGCCAAGGCGGCCGACGATCTGCGTCGCATGGTGACGGACAAGCTCGTCGCCGAAGGCCTCGTCTACGAGGGCGCCAAGGCATTCGCGACCCCGCGCCGCCTCGCGCTCACCGTGCACGGCGTCCCCGCGCGCCAGCCCGATCTGAAGGAAGAGCGCCGCGGCCCGCGGGTCGGCGGCCCCGAGCCCGCGATCCAGGGATTCCTGAAGGCCACCGGTCTCGCCTCGATCAATGAGGCAAAGATTCAACACGACAAGAAAGGCGATTTCTACATCGCGCTGATCGAAAAGCCCGGCCGCCCCGCAATCGACGTGATCGCGGAAATGCTGCCGGTGATCATCCGCACCTTCCCCTGGCCAAAATCGATGCGCTGGGGTGCGCGTTCGGCCAAACCGGGCGCGCTGGTCTGGGTCCGCCCGCTGCACGCGATCACGGCGACCTTCGGTCTGGAGACCGAGGAGCCCGAAGTCGTCAAGTTCTCCATCGACGGCATCGAGGCCGGCCAGACCACCTATGGCCACCGCTTCATGGCGCCCGGTGCGATCTCCGTGCGCCGCTTCGAGGATTACGAGGCCAAGCTGAAGGCCGCCAAGGTCATCCTCGACCCGCAGGCCCGCAAGGACATCATCCTCGAGGACGCCAAGGAGCTGACCTTCGCGCAAGGCCTCGAGTTGGTCGAGGACCAGGTGCTGCTCGACGAGGTCTCCGGCCTCGTCGAATGGCCGGTTGTGATGATGGGATCGTTCGAGAACGAATTCTTGTCGATCCCCGACGAGGTGATCCGCGCCACCATCCGCAACAACCAGAAGTGTTTTGTCGTCAAGGACCCCAACACGGGCAAATTGACCAACAAGTTCGTGCTCACCGCCAACATCGAGGCCCCCGACGGCGGCAAGACCATCGTCGCCGGCAACGAACGCGTGATCCGCCCGCGGCTGAGCGACGCGAAGTTCTTCTACGAGACCGATCTGAAGACCAAGCTGGAAGATCGGCTGCCGAAGTTCGAGCAGATCGTGTTCCACGAGAAGCTCGGGACGCAGGCGGAGCGGATCAAGCGCATCGAACGGTTGGCCGCCGAGATCGCGCCGCTGATCGGCGCCGATGTCGAGAAGACAAAGCGCGCAGCTCGGCTGGCGAAGGCGGATTTGTTGACTGAAGTCGTCGGCGAATTCCCAGAGCTGCAAGGCTTGATGGGCAAGTACTATGCGCTTGCGCAGGGCGAGGATGCGTCCGTCGCCGCCGCAAGCGAGGAGCATTGGAAGCCGCAGGGCCCGACGGATCGTGTGCCGACAGATCCGGCGAGCGTCGCGGTTGCGTTGGCGGATAAGCTGGATACGTTGGCGGGCTTTTGGTTGATCAATGAAAAGCCGACCGGCTCTAAAGACCCGTTCGCGCTCCGCCGAGCAGCTCTAGGAGTGATCCGGATTATTCTCGAAAATAGACTTGGAATTGGATTGCGATACCTTGTCGTCGATCACTTTAAGAATTCATTCGGCAGAGAATATGCCGATGTCGTCGACGTCAAAAACAATACGAGCGTTGCCGACGTTGCGGACCAGTTGATGGCCTTCTTCGAGGATCGGTTGGAAGTACAGCTTCGCGAACAGAAGGCGCGGCATGATCTCGTCGATGCTGCCTTGAGTGCTGGGTCGCTAGTTCAAGGACATCCTCTTGTCCCGATTGTTGACCGCGTCGAAGCGCTTGGCAGATTTCTTGAAACTGAAGACGGCCGGAATCTTCTCGCAGGCACCAGACGCGCGGAGAACATTCTTCGAATTGAAGAGAAAAAGGATCAATTGTCTTACCTTGAATCACCCGATGCTGACCTCTATCAGACCGACGAAGAGCGGCGGCTGGATGCTGCAATCCTAGCTACTCACTCGGAGGCCACTTCAGCTGTTTCGAAGAACGATTTGATCGGTGCAATGAGTGCGTTAGCCAAGCTCCGCCCGGCGGTTGACGCCTTCTTCGAGAAGGTGAAGGTTAATGACGATGATCCGAATGTACGCAAAAATCGCCTGAGGCTACTCAGCGAAATTCGAAGCGCGACGCGCGCGGTGGCGGATTTCTCCAAAATCGAGGGCTAG